Proteins encoded within one genomic window of Glandiceps talaboti chromosome 3, keGlaTala1.1, whole genome shotgun sequence:
- the LOC144433184 gene encoding uncharacterized protein LOC144433184 produces the protein MDLSQVFFYGLIELVLAIVHAAAADYSGVLSMMLQTRIGHACENEMLSLKCPPDTAISVQMAQYGFFKSHSMEMCPFHWGTPKPDASTRCQASNAYQVVFDECQDKKHCKILVQNNVFVINSCPYPGKYLEVTYKCRPNEFRNIVACEDNKLYLECSLSRVLVIYSAMFGRYRHGNLNCPSSVETEKDCLSNVALQQVMKRCHGKRSCGVYARSGVFGDPCRPNVEKYLDVAYTCVPKKILRKPRRYQSMSAVSGLPSYVPRPQTQSYDETTTAAALFTPEHSLSDDDPNLWDGIYDVTDINGSYIYNNKSTVEIDYDGEEENEPLGLISDIMSAIGYIRLNKEKALLYMTISICCGIVLFLAAVVINLICKSGCQAKKQQKDHDSTVTSEEDHQKRISPSLTNHVQNKDNEERYASIRNRNSMEILQYNSHVDMSIGSGNTLPPSRHMNTSLDGSGLSGGNTLPRTGYADTNFEIGNTLPNPRNNYSSSTLPTLSEINNYYTHANLGKGRTRGGNRYGSHREEDLLMREPRHIFGRSDRNDQRFDWYDYRSEMNSGRPEMNSGRQDRNNVEYQLNPGTSVRNTNGGLGMNVAPTERNYRGLGMNTLPTERSNGALGMSSTLTDKNRELGLSSFPTERNNVGLGISGVPTERNNRGLGMRSVPTERSHGALGMNRYPIERSAGGLGLNGFPTERNTGRFQMNSLPSERSNARYDMNVGVTETNNNEFEMNVGGIDRTDELGNVHSDRMQSIDELIAELTDCGGSWSGGEQRESQQSKSTNSSKPRPFYVPSTYPPLQFSTEI, from the exons GTGTGTTGTCCATGATGTTACAAACCAGGATAGGCCATGCCTGTGAGAATGAGATGCTGTCATTAAAATGTCCACCGGATACAGCAATTAGTGTTCAAATGGCACAGTACGGATTCTTTAAATCTCACTCCATGGAAATGTGTCCTTTCCACTGGGGTACTCCAAAACCTGATGCTTCTACAAGATGCCAAGCATCCAACGCGTATCAG GTGGTGTTTGATGAATGTCAAGATAAGAAGCATTGTaaaatacttgtacaaaataatgtatttgtaatcAACTCCTGTCCCTACCCTGGCAAGTACTTGGAAGTCACCTACAAATGTCGGCCAA atGAGTTTCGTAATATTGTAGCCTGTGAGGATAACAAGTTATATTTGGAATGTTCTTTGTCTAGAGTGTTGGTGATTTACTCAGCTATGTTTGGTCGATATCGTCATGGCAATCTGAATTGTCCGTCAAGCGTTGAAACTGAAAAAG ATTGTCTTAGCAATGTTGCGTTACAACAAGTGATGAAGCGTTGCCATGGTAAACGGTCATGTGGTGTGTATGCAAGAAGTGGTGTATTTGGTGATCCATGTAGGCCGAATGTGGAGAAGTATCTTGATGTGGCCTATACATGTG TTCCTAAGAAAATACTGCGTAAACCAAGACGGTATCAAAGTATGTCGGCAGTGTCTGGTTTACCAAGTTATGTACCTAGACCACAGACGCAGAGTTACGATGAAACGACGACGGCAGCTGCTCTGTTCACGCCGGAACATAGTTTGTCAG atGATGATCCCAATTTATGGGATGGAATTTATGATGTGACGGATATCAAtggatcatatatatataacaacaaGTCAACTGTGGAGATAGACTATGATGGAGAAGAGGAAAATGAACCTCTAGGTTTAATATCTGATATCATGTCAGCTATTGGATACATCAGAT TGAATAAAGAGAAGGCCTTACTGTACATGACCATCAGTATCTGTTGTGGAATTGTATTATTTCTAGCAGCTGTGGTTATTAATCTAATCTGTAAGAGTGGTTGCCAGgcaaagaaacaacaaaaagaCCATG attcCACAGTAACATCTGAAGAGGACCATCAAAAGAGGATTTCTCCATCTCTGACAAATCATGTTCAAAACAAAGACAACGAGGAAAGATACGCATCCATCCGAAACAGAAACAGCATGGAAATTTTACAGTACAACAGTCATGTTGACATGAGCATTGGAAGTGGAAACACATTGCCGCCGTCTCGCCACATGAACACCAGCTTGGATGGCAGTGGTTTGAGTGGTGGGAACACCCTCCCACGTACTGGCTATGCTGACACCAACTTTGAGATCGGAAATACTTTGCCAAACCCTAGGAATAATTACAGTTCAAGTACTTTACCCACACTTAGTGAGATTAATAATTATTACACTCACGCCAATCTGGGAAAGGGTAGAACAAGGGGAGGCAATAGGTATGGCTCACACCGAGAGGAAGATTTACTTATGAGAGAACCTCGTCACATTTTTGGACGGAGCGACAGGAATGATCAGAGATTTGATTGGTATGATTATAGAAGTGAAATGAATTCTGGGAGACCTGAAATGAACAGTGGTAGACAGGATAGGAATAATGTTGAATATCAACTGAACCCTGGAACAAGTGTTAGGAATACCAACGGAGGACTCGGAATGAACGTAGCTCCGACTGAAAGAAACTATAGAGGATTGGGAATGAACACCCTACCGACTGAAAGAAGCAACGGAGCACTCGGAATGAGTAGTACTCTGACTGATAAGAACAGAGAATTGGGATTGAGTAGTTTTCCGACTGAAAGAAATAATGTAGGACTCGGAATAAGCGGTGTTCCCACTGAAAGAAATAACAGAGGGTTAGGGATGAGGAGTGTTCCGACTGAAAGAAGCCACGGAGCACTCGGAATGAATAGATATCCAATTGAAAGAAGCGCTGGAGGACTTGGATTGAACGGTTTTCCAACTGAAAGGAACACGGGTAGATTTCAAATGAATAGTCTTCCAAGTGAAAGGAGCAATGCTAGATATGATATGAACGTTGGTGTAACTGAAACGAAcaataatgaatttgaaatgaatgtcGGCGGAATAGACAGGACAGATGAATTGGGAAATGTACACAGTGATAGGATGCAGAGCATTGATGAATTAATAGCGGAATTAACAGACTGTGGTGGGTCTTGGAGTGGAGGAGAACAGAGAGAAAGTCAACAATCCAAATCAACAAATAGTTCAAAACCAAGACCATTCTATGTACCGTCAACCTACCCACCATTACAGTTCTcaacagaaatataa